The Moorena producens PAL-8-15-08-1 genomic interval ACTGAATAGTCAAAAAATGGGCAAAAAAAATTTTGCTACCTCTGAACCGATTATTCGAGTACAGACAAAGCTACCTCCAGAATGTCATCTAGATAAGAACAACTTGGATGTATTTTACCTCGGACATTGAATCCCAATATAACATGATGTAGAAAGCGAGCAAGTTGACGTGGATTAGCCTCCCTTGGCAACTCCTGAGCGGCCACAGCCCTCTCCAATGTCCGCTCCAAGGCTTTGTCCACCTGCCAGGTTAGGCACTGAACCATCTTAGCCACTGCTGGGTCATGGGGAGCCAACTCCATCATAGTATTGGCCATCATACACCCACGATATTTGGGACAGATAGCCTCAGACGCCAAGCCTCTGATTAGATTACGGATGTTTTCTAAGGGAGAGCCCGGTTCATTCAACTGTTGCTCAATGCAGCTGACTACGGTTTGTCCATAGTGCTGTACTGCCTCCAAAAACAGAGCATGTTTACTACCAAAGGTGTTGTACAGGCTTTGGCGTTGGATGCCCATGTGCTTCAGCAGCTCATTGAGCCCGGTAGCATTATAGCCTTTAGACCAGAACAAGTCCATAGCTTTTTCTAGGGCTTCTTCCCGGTCGAACTCTAGCTTTCTTCCAACCATAGTTTTAAGCTAGCACAATTTTGACTATATAGTCAAGATTACCAGCAAAAAAAATTCCTCATCCCACACTTGAGTCGGGAGTCGGGAGTCGGGAGCGGTGCGACCCGTGGCGAATTTAATTCGCCTACGGAAAGCGCACCGAGGGAGTCGGGAGTCGGGAGTCGGGAGTCGGGAAAAAATCCTGTTTACCTCATAGCTATCAAAACGGCTATAGCTTGACCCATGATACCTAATCTCCCCGCGCCCGGGCCCCACACTCCCCACACTCCCCGCGCCCGGGCCCCACACTCCCCATCTCCCCATCTCCCGCCCGATCTCCCCATCTCCCGCCCGATCTCCCCATCTCCCCATCTCCCCATCTCCCCATCCTCACCCAATTGATAATTTCTATATTTCGGCATCTTAACTGTCTCTCAAGTAATTACTTCATCAACGGTTAAATTTGATTAATAAAATTCCAAAACCGATCAAAAATTCTATTTGGTATATCGGCTAATTAATTAGTTAGTATCTCCTCAGAGCATAAGCATTTCATCCAAACATCAAGATTTGTTTCAATTTTATATCATTGAGTATTGTAGGTGATAACTTTAATAAGGTAAACCCAACCCAGTTTGTCATGTAGAAACTCACAATTAAATTTGAGGAGATTGAGA includes:
- a CDS encoding TetR/AcrR family transcriptional regulator — encoded protein: MVGRKLEFDREEALEKAMDLFWSKGYNATGLNELLKHMGIQRQSLYNTFGSKHALFLEAVQHYGQTVVSCIEQQLNEPGSPLENIRNLIRGLASEAICPKYRGCMMANTMMELAPHDPAVAKMVQCLTWQVDKALERTLERAVAAQELPREANPRQLARFLHHVILGFNVRGKIHPSCSYLDDILEVALSVLE